The Salmo trutta chromosome 22, fSalTru1.1, whole genome shotgun sequence genome contains the following window.
GTTCTTGTGATCCGGAAGCTGAATGAGAGCCAAGGTAAAACACGAGCTGGGACAGACATGCGAAAGGTGGAGTATAGTGTTGCTGATTTGAACGCACTTGCTGAGCTAACCGTGTGGAAACCGAAGATGGTTGAAGAGGGGCAATGGTACAGAATCACCAACGTCTCTGCTGGTCAGTTTTGGGGCAGGATCACACTGGGTACAACACCATCCAGTGTAATTTACAGTGTGGCTAATCATAGATGTGAGAAGTTTAAGGGGAAAATCTGTGGAGCCAGTTTGTCCCAAATGGGAAGGAAAACCAGTGGAATGATGTTCATAGACAAGACAGATAATATTCTGAAGGTAGATGACGCTGCCATCAGGAGTGCTCTAAATGGAGAATGTATTGAGAGTATGTCTACAGCTGATCTGGAGACAGCGCTAAATGAAGTACTGGTCGAAGTCACAGTGCTTGATAAACTTGTATCAATTACCCCTCTACCAGTCTAATCAATTTTTGTTTTTCTCACCCAGtcacacacaatagcccataatgaccaagtgaaaacatgtttttagaaatgtttgcaaatgtattgaaattgaAATGCAGAAACATCTAATTTACATCTaataagtgttcacacccctgagtcaatacatgttagaatcacctttggcagtgattacagctgagactttctgggtatgtctaagagctttgcacatctggattgtacaatatttccgcattattcttttttaaattcttcaagctcttaaGTGTTGATATTTtttagtcttgccatagatgttcaagctgatttaagtcaaaactgtaacttggccattcaggaacattcaatgtcatcttggtaagcaactggccttgtgtttcaggttattgtcctgctgaaaggttcatttgtctcccagtatctgttggaaagcacactgaaccaggttttcctctagaattttccttgtgcttagctctatttcgttttatttttatcaaactcctcagtccttgccgaggacaagcatacccataacatgatgcagccattgACCAaacattttgtatacattttataTAATATAAAAATCTGGATTTTATTTTAGTTGTAGCCTAGACTAACAAACTGATTGTATTTTACAATTGAATCAACAATAAAGTTGATATAGGAATACATTTGTTTATGTATCAATACATTGACCCAGCATTCCTTGTCTTTTCAGTTGTTTCTGACCAGTCAACTTAAGTCAGCTATGGAGTCCTTTGGGAAACGCAGTTAACGAACCATTTATAAATAAATGAGTTGGGCTCCCGAAAGGACTgatctctataatatataaactTTAGGAAAGCTCCTATTCTGAGCCAGCTATTAAAATAGTATGAACATACCTTTAACggcaacagaatgtggaaaaatatgaccttggcatcccgtaatccaaattatacattttaaattTGACTATTTAACACCAAGGAAAAGTTTAATGAAATTGTCCCCAACTCCCAATTGTTCACTGTCCCCTAAAATCAGGTAGGCACATTCCTTCATATGATGTGGGAGTATCCTACAGTTAAATGCTTTGATTAGTTGGCAGGcagcatttctgccaaaaaagtTGGCTCCTACTTAGATGGcaatcacctctctctcccaaTTCGACAGTGGATAAAGTTACTATTAAAAGTTAGAACCAAATTATCGACAGCGATGAATGGTGCTAGTCAAGGAACAAGTGAGGCCTGGACAAATGTATTAgacaaaatatatttgaaatgAATACAaatcccccctcccccaaaaaagATGCCAAGTAAACAGAGCAGTAATACATGAAATGTATAAATAAACCATTGTGGTCTGTTAAACTAGCCATGGTGACATTTGACAATCACCTTGTAGATTGGTAAATATTAGTTAAGTAacatttggaaatgcacacaagTGCTTTGCATATGCTGGTGTTTTATTACATGTACAAGAGAATCTACAAATTATAGCAGGAGAGGGAATTATTCACATTAAAAAGTAACTTACTCTACTTTCCTGGTTTCAAACCCAAACCATTTATTTTAAATCTATAACACTTCACAGCAGGGAAAGGATGAATAGAAAGTCAGTTTTACATGAAAGTTCAAACTTTATTGCTTGTATAGTACTTTATCATTCTAGGTATGCTCTTTCATAGGGCCAGTAAGTCAGACAGTATGGCCACAGACCTTCACTGGAATGAGGTACTGCCATTGAACAAAACTGCACAACTTCAGGAGAAAACCAACTGAGGAAAAAGCCAAGAataggggctctattcaatctaaAGCTGAAACGTTACATTCCGCGATatacatttaaaggtaatttccccATTGAGCCGACATCCGCAGCAtctaccgtgaatgcagtctccactaaagcaggaacattgcctttaaatttaaatcacgctgtaaagctgaacttctgcGATACGGACTGAATAGAGCCCTAGGGTAGACAATCCCTGAAGCCAAAACAGTCTTCTTCCCCTCTATACATATCAAATCTGAGACTAACAGCTATGCAATGTTGTACTAGCATTTTGTAAAGTGATTGTCTATCTTATTGGCTAGGTATTTAAATCACTGCTTTCATTCACTTATAAAACCTTGTACAAAATTATAGCAACCAAGAGAAGTCATTTATTTTTCTTCACGTGCAAAAGTTATTCCACCAAGAACCAGACCAAGATGGCCAGTTTATCTGAATATAACTGAACTTAAACATTATGGACAAAACTAGTCCTCTTATTTCTGACAGACCAACAGTATGAACATTAATCAACAGACATTTCTCTCCTGGACAGAAGGCATGAAGCCGGAACAGGATAAAGATGTACAAGAATAAAAATGTGctctttataaaaaaataatctgaaaccCAAAAAAATAGTGTCGGGGAGAAACATTGTACTTTCCATTCAGACCACTTCCAACAAGAGGGCAGGAAAATCAAAGGACAAGTTGCATGATGTCATAAGTGCCAAGGTGCATTTTTGTAGACTTTGCTAATGTTATATTCCCAgcacacacaaaaaataaactgaatattaaacattttgttttataaCATTCATTTAATATTAAACAGGTTATAAACAGTGACAGGAGTATCAAACCCAGCAAGCCAACCAGGCTGAATCTCAAGTTGACTCGTTCTCAAAACCTCAGGAGATCTTTTCCAATGCTCTCGACACTTCCATATGACATTTGAGAAAGAGGTAAGGAGAGAGGAATCAAGGAAAATACTTAATTCACCTACAAACATACAGAAGTTTCAGACCCTCCTATAGAACAGAAGATATGGGGTAGATGTGGAGCAGGTTTCTGGAGAACAGGCTCTCAGAAAGTCCTCCTCCTCAAAGAGATGCACCTCAGAGTCGTCAAACAGCATCCACTTCCCTTCATACTGCAGCAGGCTGCTTAGGGCCTGCTCCGTAGCCACCCCAACCCCCTCACACCCAGCCACAGAGGCCTCCTCGCCCCCCTCCCCAGGCTCCTTCTTAACCCCTCCACTACCGCTGTGTCCCGGGGCACTGGAGGTCCGCCTGGATGATCTAGTGGCGTTGCTCTCTACCCCAGTACAGGCAGCTTTGTCTGAGTTGGTTGTCTGCTTGTTGCCCCCTAGGTCATAGCTGGACAGGCTCCTCTGACCCCCCAGAAGTCCTACCCCGTCTGAAGCCTTCTTGGAGCCCATCTTACTGGTGTTGGTGGAGTTAGCATTCACAGAACCACTCTGTCCTGCCTTACCACGGAGACTGAAGGACACTTCCCCATCGTCATAATCCAGCACCTCTTCTTTGGGTTCCGGACCCGTCACTTTCCCGCCACACTCCTCTTCTCCCTGCTTCTCATCCCCCTCGGGTAGGCGGACCTTGGTGTCCTTAAGGTCCATCATCCTGATGTAAGTGGTGTAGTGTCCGCTGGAGATGGTGACCCCGCTGTGCATGACCACAGCAAACAGCTGGTAGTGCTGCCCTCCGGTAGCAGTGGCTGAGGGGTGCGTGCACCACTCCTCCAGAGAGAGCTTCAGCGGGGTCTGTAGGGGTGTGTTCACCTTTGAGAGGCCGCCGTACGGGTCCATCCTGAACAAGAGGGAGACAGTTTACACAAGCCGAAGAACGATGGAGAGGTCCCTGACTTTCCTGAGATCTGCTTACCATGTGCCATTGTATTAATACGGTATTACATTCATGTGTTGTATCTGATTGTGTGGATATTTATGACAGGCTCTTAGGAAACTGTTACTCTCTCTGAGGACAATAAAGCATCAATCTAGAGTAAAAGCAAAACCCGGCAGATAAACACTGAAGACTCACTCTAACCCGTTGGCTGAGAAGCACTTGAGATGGATAGTGACGACCTCTGGGGTTTTATCAAACAGGAGACTCCTCTCAGCCTCTGTGTAGTGGTGGCAGGTCTCACAGAAGTACTTGTCCTCCCCTACAATCCTCTCCACTGAGGCAAACTGGGAGATGGCCCACTTCAGAGTCTTCAGCACCGGTTTGGGATCAGGGGAGactggggggtggagagagagggttggggggaGGAAGTTGGAATATGAGCGGATAGACATTTGTGAGACGGCGTTGTGCTTTGGCTGATCTTTGACAACTTGTTTGAGTGGTGACTGTTCATGTATGTGCAACAATGTACTAATTTGAGTATTGTACAGTCTTGCGCTGCAGAACTAGCCCATTTATACAAGAACACcgagtgtgtacacacacacacacaactctaatTACCCTCTGAGCTGCTGTCTGGGCTGCAGGGTTCTTCCTCCTGCACTGGGACACTGATGTCCTGGAAGTCTTCTCTCCTCTCGGTGTAACACTCACACTCCAGACAGCGCGTCCTCAACACCAGACAGCCCTGGAACAGATGCTCCATCAAGTCCACACCCAGGCACTCTGGACAAGAGAGAGGAAAGTCAGCATTTAACATAATAATAAACAAAACTATTAGATTGTTTGTTTTAtctaactatgcaagtcagttaagaacaaattcttatttacaatgacggcctacaccgggcaaaccctaacgacactgtgccaattgtgcgccaccctatgggactcccaatcacctcCAGTTGTGATAGTctagaatcgaaccagggtctgtagtgacacctctagcactgagatgcagtgccttcaaccgctgtgccactcgggagcgcCAAATGGCTAAAGCAAGGGTACAAATCCTGTGACAGACAGGACATGATCGATGACCAAGTATGTTTCCAACAGCATGATTCTACAACTATAAACTCACCTTCACTTTTAGCTTTCTCCTCCTCCGGCACTTCCGTTACCTTCTCCTGAGGGTTCTTCCTGTGTTCCCCACCATCATTCTCCTGAGGTTGGCTAGGACCCGCCTCCTCCTGGTTAGGTTTGGCTGTCTCGGTCTTCCCTCCTGTGTGGCAGCTGATCCGTCCCATGCTCATGAACTTAGAGAAGATACTGGGCTGCTTCCCCGAGGGCCTCAGCCAGCTCAATTTGGGCCTCTTCTTCCGCTTAACCTCCGCCTCTTTAGGggccacctccacctctcctttcaCCCCCACATCActtttctccccctcttcttcaCCTTTGTATTTCGGTGCTACAGTGATGCCACCGGTAGACTTCCTCTTGGAGCGGGTGAGGGGTTTGCCATCGTCGGCTGCAACAGCAGCAGCATTCTTGGACTTGACGGATTTGGGCTTCTTCTTGGCGTTGCCTGCCTCTGTATCGCTCTTCCTCTTACCACTGGTTTGGCCATCATCATCAAGTGATGTTTCTGAAGTTTGGGCCTGCTCCTCTGTGGGCACCAACGGGGCTTCAACAGGGGCAGAACTGCCTGGCTTGACCTCTATGACATCGTCCTGGTCACCCTCCTGTTCCTTCCTGATGGTCTCAGAGGCCTCCTGGATGTATCCCAGGATGCACTGCAGCACCTCCTGGGCATCGTGCTGTAGGTAGCCTTCGTACATGGGGTTCAGctgtctgtaaacacacaacCATCAGTCAGTCAAATACAATACCAAACATCTTGTTCAAGGACGGTGAAACCCTGATTTGAGGAAGCTTGCTGTAAAGCTAAAATCCTGGTTTCTGTATCATCCCACCACCGATAAACTTCCATAATATTCTGCCTAATGAATGTGACCCAGTATTGCAGGGCCTTGCTGTAGTGCTGTGGGGTCTGACCTGAGTGTGTTTAGTAGTTTGCGTGGAGGTGTGGCCAGCTCCCCGTCACTGTACTTGTCAGGGTTGTGCAGGTAGCTGGACTGGAGCTGCTCTACCGAGGTGATCAGACTGTGGAAACTACCCAGCAGTTCCATGTGCACCGGCACCGCCTCCTCTGGACCCTCCGTCTgctgagggagaaagagggattcCTGTTATTATAGTATTCATATGGTCTACGTTCAACAGATTTCAACATGCTACTTATTATAGGCAGCATTGATGACAGTGTAACTGAAGCATATGTTGACTGAGGTCTTAGGAAATGCATCGCTATATTGGAAACATCATCATAGGGAATCTAAAGTCTTGCCAGATAATAACCAGACACGCACCTTTATTGAGATGTGTGCGCTGGTATAAATGTATGCATGATTGTGACTTTAATAATCTGGATTATAATTTGTGCATTGTAATGTTAATTTTCGTATCCCGATGTGAATGATTCTCATAGGACTACCCATCATGCAATGGCCAATCTAAAACAGTCATTTGTCTGTTTTAGGTAGTGGTGGGGAGTCTACTCCCATTTCTGGATATCAAGAATCGACTCCTAATATTCAGTATTTTGCAAAGGGGTAAACTAGTTGGCATAGGCTACTTCCGAGAACAAACTCTTGCATCTTTCACAGCAAAGAGAGAGCAGGCTAACGAGAGAGGGCACAGCCAGGCAGGCATGTCGGCCTCTAAGCAGACCTTCAGAACCCTGCAGGCATAGGCTATTACAATGCTGTATCTAGGCAATTTTTGGGCTTGCAATGTCTCGCGCAACTTCACTAAAGTAGGCGCTATCAATGAGTAGGATGAGCTATTCTACACACAACAGACTGAAGACCAAACACACACTTTGTTTTCAAAACAAAGAGAAAGAGCAGGCGAGCCAGTGAGGGACAGGATCGAGACAAACTGTTGGAACCGTGCGCATAGGCTTGGTAATCTGTATCTCGCAATGTCTTGTAAAGTCATCAAAAGTATGTATGTACGGTTATCAATGAGTATGGCTAAGCTTTTCTTCAAAGTGCCATTGAATTGAAGTTGAACATCATCAAATGCATCAGTTTAATTATCCTTAAATGTGCAATAAAAATTGTCTATAGTTTATATAATGAAAGCCTGTTTGGCTGTTGATGTCCTCGGTCAGGGCtctcccaaccctgttcctggagagctaccttcctgaaggtttttcactccaaccccagttgtaattAACCAGATTCATCTTAACATCCAGCTAATTATTGAATCAgatgtgctagattagggttagtTTGAATACCTACAAGATGGTAGCTCTCCACAAACAGGTTCGGAGAGCCCTGTCCTAGGCAATAGACTACAAAGCAGGGCATCCCTGCTAAACCTAAAGCAGGGCAAGTTCACGATCTCATCCATAAAAGGCATCTCAAGTGCAAATACaagacaagattctctggtctgatgaaaccaa
Protein-coding sequences here:
- the usp1 gene encoding ubiquitin carboxyl-terminal hydrolase 1, which codes for MPGLQGDAAALGSPIKKSKLSLKFFQKKETKRALDFSESQVEEPKPVRVEPEEPTSCDQVVPIPLPGPAPCPTSPICPSDKGEETLVPFVGLNNLGNTCYLNSILQVLYYCPGLRDGIKNLYSLSKSRDKQKEEAANSDEQTEGPEEAVPVHMELLGSFHSLITSVEQLQSSYLHNPDKYSDGELATPPRKLLNTLRQLNPMYEGYLQHDAQEVLQCILGYIQEASETIRKEQEGDQDDVIEVKPGSSAPVEAPLVPTEEQAQTSETSLDDDGQTSGKRKSDTEAGNAKKKPKSVKSKNAAAVAADDGKPLTRSKRKSTGGITVAPKYKGEEEGEKSDVGVKGEVEVAPKEAEVKRKKRPKLSWLRPSGKQPSIFSKFMSMGRISCHTGGKTETAKPNQEEAGPSQPQENDGGEHRKNPQEKVTEVPEEEKAKSEECLGVDLMEHLFQGCLVLRTRCLECECYTERREDFQDISVPVQEEEPCSPDSSSEVSPDPKPVLKTLKWAISQFASVERIVGEDKYFCETCHHYTEAERSLLFDKTPEVVTIHLKCFSANGLEMDPYGGLSKVNTPLQTPLKLSLEEWCTHPSATATGGQHYQLFAVVMHSGVTISSGHYTTYIRMMDLKDTKVRLPEGDEKQGEEECGGKVTGPEPKEEVLDYDDGEVSFSLRGKAGQSGSVNANSTNTSKMGSKKASDGVGLLGGQRSLSSYDLGGNKQTTNSDKAACTGVESNATRSSRRTSSAPGHSGSGGVKKEPGEGGEEASVAGCEGVGVATEQALSSLLQYEGKWMLFDDSEVHLFEEEDFLRACSPETCSTSTPYLLFYRRV